Proteins encoded together in one Streptomyces sp. NA04227 window:
- a CDS encoding DNA-directed RNA polymerase subunit beta' codes for MLDVNFFDELRIGLATADDIRQWSHGEVKKPETINYRTLKPEKDGLFCEKIFGPTRDWECYCGKYKRVRFKGIICERCGVEVTRAKVRRERMGHIELAAPVTHIWYFKGVPSRLGYLLDLAPKDLEKVIYFAAYMITFVDEERRTRDLPSLEAHVSVERQQIEQRRDSDLENRAKKLETDLAELEAEGAKADVRRKVREGAEREMKQLRDRAQREIDRLDEVWNRFKNLKVQDLEGDELLYRELRDRFGTYFDGSMGAAALQKRLESFDLEEEAERLREIIRTGKGQKKTRALKRLKVVSAFLQTSNSPKGMVLDCVPVIPPDLRPMVQLDGGRFATSDLNDLYRRVINRNNRLKRLLDLGAPEIIVNNEKRMLQEAVDALFDNGRRGRPVTGPGNRPLKSLSDMLKGKQGRFRQNLLGKRVDYSARSVIVVGPQLKLHQCGLPKAMALELFKPFVMKRLVDLNHAQNIKSAKRMVERGRTVVYDVLEEVIAEHPVLLNRAPTLHRLGIQAFEPQLVEGKAIQIHPLVCTAFNADFDGDQMAVHLPLSAEAQAEARILMLSSNNILKPADGRPVTMPTQDMVLGLFFLTTGGAERELKGEERPFASVAEAIMAFDAGELSLQSKIDIRFPVGTIPPRGWTPPADVEGDEFGAGDWQQGDSFRLRTTLGRALFNELLPEDYPFVDYEVGKKQLSQIVNDLAERYPKVIVAATLDNLKAAGFYWATRSGVTVAISDVVVPEAKKEIVKGYEAQDEKVQKQYERGLITKDERTQELIAIWTKATNEVAEAMNENFPKTNPIFMMVNSGARGNMMQMRQIAGMRGLVSNAKNETIPRPIKASFREGLSVLEYFISTHGARKGLADTALRTADSGYLTRRLVDVSQDVIIREEDCGTDRGLRLAIAERGADGTLRKTEDVETSVYARCLAEDIVVDGKVLAPAGVDLGDVLIDQLVAAGIEEVKTRSILTCESAVGTCAMCYGRSLATGKLVDIGEAVGIIAAQSIGEPGTQLTMRTFHTGGVAGDDITQGLPRVVELFEARTPKGVAPISEAAGRVRIEETEKTKKIVVTPDDGSDETAFPISKRARLLVGEGDHVQVGQKLTVGATNPHDVLRILGQRAVQVHLVGEVQKVYNSQGVSIHDKHIEIIIRQMLRRVTIIESGDAELLPGELVERSKFETENRRVVQEGGHPASGRPQLMGITKASLATESWLSAASFQETTRVLTDAAINAKSDSLIGLKENVIIGKLIPAGTGLSRYRNIRVEPTEEAKAAMYSAVGYDDIDYSPFGTGSGQAVPLEDYDYGPYNQ; via the coding sequence GTGCTCGACGTCAACTTCTTCGACGAGCTGCGGATCGGCCTGGCGACCGCGGACGACATCCGACAGTGGTCCCACGGCGAGGTCAAGAAGCCGGAGACCATCAACTACCGCACCCTGAAGCCCGAAAAGGACGGACTCTTCTGCGAGAAGATCTTCGGTCCGACCCGGGACTGGGAGTGCTACTGCGGTAAGTACAAGCGTGTCCGCTTCAAGGGCATCATCTGCGAGCGCTGCGGCGTCGAGGTCACTCGCGCCAAGGTGCGTCGTGAGCGGATGGGCCACATCGAGCTGGCCGCTCCCGTCACCCACATCTGGTACTTCAAGGGCGTCCCGTCGCGCCTTGGCTACCTGCTCGACCTCGCCCCGAAGGACCTGGAGAAGGTCATCTACTTCGCGGCGTACATGATCACGTTCGTCGACGAGGAGCGCCGCACCCGCGACCTGCCCTCGCTGGAGGCGCATGTCTCCGTCGAGCGTCAGCAGATCGAGCAGCGCCGCGACTCCGACCTGGAGAACCGCGCCAAGAAGCTCGAGACGGACCTCGCCGAGCTGGAGGCCGAGGGCGCCAAGGCCGACGTGCGCCGCAAGGTGCGCGAAGGCGCCGAGCGCGAGATGAAGCAGCTGCGCGACCGTGCCCAGCGCGAGATCGACCGTCTCGACGAGGTGTGGAACCGCTTCAAGAACCTCAAGGTCCAGGACCTCGAGGGCGACGAGCTGCTCTACCGCGAGCTGCGCGACCGCTTCGGTACCTACTTCGACGGTTCGATGGGTGCCGCGGCGCTGCAGAAGCGCCTGGAGTCCTTCGACCTGGAGGAGGAGGCCGAGCGCCTCCGCGAGATCATCCGTACCGGCAAGGGCCAGAAGAAGACCCGTGCGCTCAAGCGCCTCAAGGTCGTCTCCGCGTTCCTGCAGACGTCCAACAGCCCCAAGGGCATGGTGCTCGACTGCGTGCCGGTCATCCCGCCGGACCTGCGTCCGATGGTGCAGCTGGACGGTGGCCGCTTCGCGACCTCCGACCTGAACGACCTGTACCGCCGTGTCATCAACCGCAACAACCGCCTGAAGCGGCTTCTCGACCTCGGCGCGCCCGAGATCATCGTGAACAACGAGAAGCGCATGCTCCAGGAGGCCGTCGACGCGCTCTTCGACAACGGCCGCCGCGGCCGCCCGGTCACGGGCCCCGGCAACCGTCCGCTGAAGTCGCTGTCCGACATGCTCAAGGGCAAGCAGGGCCGCTTCCGTCAGAACCTGCTCGGCAAGCGCGTCGACTACTCGGCCCGTTCCGTGATCGTCGTCGGCCCGCAGCTCAAGCTGCACCAGTGCGGTCTGCCGAAGGCGATGGCGCTTGAGCTCTTCAAGCCGTTCGTGATGAAGCGCCTGGTCGACCTGAACCACGCGCAGAACATCAAGAGCGCCAAGCGCATGGTCGAGCGCGGCCGCACGGTCGTGTACGACGTGCTCGAAGAGGTCATCGCCGAGCACCCGGTTCTGCTGAACCGTGCGCCCACCCTGCACCGCCTCGGCATCCAGGCCTTCGAGCCGCAGCTGGTCGAGGGCAAGGCCATCCAGATCCACCCGCTCGTCTGCACCGCCTTCAACGCGGACTTCGACGGTGACCAGATGGCCGTGCACCTGCCGCTCTCCGCGGAGGCGCAGGCCGAGGCCCGCATCCTGATGCTGTCCTCGAACAACATCCTCAAGCCCGCCGACGGTCGCCCCGTCACCATGCCCACCCAGGACATGGTGCTCGGTCTGTTCTTCCTGACCACGGGCGGCGCCGAGCGCGAACTCAAGGGCGAGGAGCGTCCGTTCGCCTCCGTCGCCGAGGCGATCATGGCCTTCGACGCGGGCGAGCTCTCGCTCCAGTCGAAGATCGACATCCGCTTCCCGGTGGGCACCATCCCGCCGCGCGGCTGGACCCCTCCGGCCGACGTCGAGGGTGACGAGTTCGGTGCCGGTGACTGGCAGCAGGGCGACTCGTTCCGGCTGCGGACCACCCTGGGCCGCGCGCTCTTCAACGAGCTGCTGCCCGAGGACTACCCGTTCGTCGACTACGAGGTCGGCAAGAAGCAGCTCTCCCAGATCGTCAACGACCTGGCCGAGCGCTACCCCAAGGTCATCGTGGCGGCGACGCTCGACAACCTGAAGGCGGCCGGCTTCTACTGGGCCACCCGCTCCGGCGTCACCGTGGCCATCTCCGACGTCGTCGTTCCCGAGGCGAAGAAGGAGATCGTCAAGGGCTACGAGGCGCAGGACGAGAAGGTCCAGAAGCAGTACGAGCGCGGTCTGATCACCAAGGACGAGCGCACTCAGGAACTCATCGCGATCTGGACCAAGGCGACCAACGAGGTTGCCGAGGCCATGAACGAGAACTTCCCGAAGACCAACCCGATCTTCATGATGGTGAACTCGGGCGCGCGCGGAAACATGATGCAGATGCGTCAGATCGCCGGTATGCGTGGTCTGGTGTCGAACGCCAAGAACGAGACCATCCCGCGTCCCATCAAGGCGTCCTTCCGCGAGGGCCTCTCCGTCCTGGAGTACTTCATCTCCACGCACGGTGCCCGTAAGGGTCTCGCCGACACCGCCCTGCGTACCGCCGACTCGGGTTACCTGACCCGTCGTCTGGTCGACGTCTCGCAGGACGTGATCATCCGCGAGGAGGACTGCGGCACCGACCGCGGTCTGCGCCTGGCGATCGCCGAGCGCGGCGCCGACGGCACCCTGCGCAAGACGGAGGACGTCGAGACCTCCGTGTACGCGCGCTGCCTCGCCGAGGACATCGTCGTGGACGGCAAGGTGCTCGCCCCGGCCGGTGTCGACCTCGGTGACGTCCTCATCGACCAGCTGGTCGCGGCCGGCATCGAAGAGGTCAAGACCCGGTCGATCCTGACCTGTGAGTCCGCCGTCGGCACCTGCGCCATGTGCTACGGCCGCTCGCTGGCCACCGGCAAGCTGGTCGACATCGGTGAGGCGGTCGGCATCATCGCCGCCCAGTCCATCGGTGAGCCCGGTACCCAGCTGACGATGCGTACCTTCCACACCGGTGGTGTGGCCGGTGACGACATCACCCAGGGTCTGCCCCGTGTCGTCGAGCTCTTCGAGGCTCGTACGCCCAAGGGTGTCGCCCCGATCTCCGAGGCCGCGGGCCGCGTCCGCATCGAGGAGACCGAGAAGACCAAGAAGATCGTCGTCACCCCGGACGACGGCAGCGACGAGACGGCGTTCCCGATCTCCAAGCGTGCCCGTCTCCTGGTGGGCGAGGGCGACCACGTCCAGGTGGGCCAGAAGCTCACCGTGGGTGCCACCAACCCGCACGACGTGCTGCGCATCCTCGGCCAGCGCGCCGTCCAGGTGCACCTGGTCGGCGAGGTCCAGAAGGTCTACAACTCGCAGGGTGTGTCGATCCACGACAAGCACATCGAGATCATCATCCGGCAGATGCTGCGCCGCGTGACGATCATCGAGTCCGGCGACGCCGAACTGCTGCCGGGCGAGCTCGTCGAGCGCTCCAAGTTCGAGACCGAGAACCGTCGTGTGGTCCAGGAAGGCGGCCACCCGGCCTCCGGCCGGCCGCAGCTGATGGGTATCACCAAGGCCTCGCTGGCGACGGAATCCTGGCTGTCGGCCGCCTCCTTCCAGGAGACGACCCGAGTCCTGACGGACGCGGCGATCAACGCCAAGTCCGACAGCCTCATCGGCCTCAAGGAGAACGTCATCATCGGTAAGCTCATCCCGGCCGGTACGGGCCTCTCCCGCTACCGCAACATCCGGGTCGAGCCCACCGAGGAAGCCAAGGCCGCGATGTACTCGGCGGTCGGCTACGACGACATCGACTACTCGCCGTTCGGGACGGGGTCGGGTCAGGCTGTGCCGCTGGAGGATTACGACTATGGGCCGTACAACCAGTAA
- a CDS encoding ATP-binding protein has translation MPEAETVPTTPWEYSLYIPHDLRAVTICRRTLRLILTMHGLLPLAEKAELLATELISNSVRHTKGPAALRVRWSAGVLRIGAWDADPEPPLPLVLPHPPQPPDSAAELAKATDPNPTDQDHGRGLSLVHACADLWGWHPQATGKYVWCELGSSQPAPSVPISARP, from the coding sequence ATGCCCGAAGCTGAGACCGTCCCCACCACCCCCTGGGAGTACTCCCTCTACATCCCCCACGACCTACGCGCCGTCACCATTTGCCGCCGCACCCTCCGCCTGATCCTCACGATGCACGGCTTACTCCCTCTCGCCGAGAAAGCCGAACTCCTCGCCACCGAGCTGATCTCGAACTCCGTACGCCACACCAAAGGACCCGCCGCCCTGCGTGTGCGCTGGTCCGCGGGCGTCCTCCGTATCGGAGCCTGGGACGCGGACCCGGAGCCGCCCCTGCCACTCGTCCTACCCCACCCACCCCAACCACCCGACTCCGCAGCGGAGTTGGCGAAAGCCACCGACCCGAACCCCACCGACCAGGACCACGGCCGCGGACTCAGCCTGGTCCACGCCTGCGCCGACCTCTGGGGCTGGCACCCACAGGCCACCGGAAAGTATGTGTGGTGCGAGCTCGGTTCCTCGCAGCCCGCTCCCAGCGTCCCGATCAGCGCTCGCCCGTAG
- a CDS encoding DUF5753 domain-containing protein gives MAPRSRPTARQERLGRELRRLREAADMKAREVAGLLSSTSAQMSQVEGGFAGVSEERVRRLVAHYACADRALVDALVAMATERMQGWWEEFRGVLPPVFLDVAELEHHAVFLREVVITHVPGLLQTPDYARAVFGYMVPELPESELAPRVEHRMKRRTVLTRESPVPYETIIHEAALRIRVADRKVARAQLRQILDEMECGHVTVRVIPFDVDGFAGASAAMMHLGGRVPRLDTVLRDSPSGTAFLDAESQLGRFRTLFRKVENAALGPAESADLIHHLAKEL, from the coding sequence ATGGCGCCAAGGAGTCGACCTACCGCGCGGCAGGAGCGCCTGGGTCGTGAACTGCGCAGGCTACGAGAGGCGGCGGACATGAAAGCCCGCGAGGTGGCGGGCTTGCTCAGTTCGACGTCGGCGCAGATGAGCCAAGTCGAGGGCGGCTTCGCCGGGGTGAGCGAGGAGCGAGTGCGCCGGTTGGTCGCTCACTACGCGTGTGCCGACCGCGCACTGGTCGATGCTTTGGTGGCCATGGCGACCGAGCGCATGCAGGGTTGGTGGGAGGAGTTCCGGGGCGTCCTGCCGCCAGTGTTCCTGGACGTCGCCGAACTGGAACATCACGCGGTGTTCTTGCGTGAAGTCGTGATCACTCACGTTCCGGGTCTGTTGCAGACTCCGGATTACGCCCGGGCCGTCTTCGGATACATGGTGCCGGAATTGCCCGAGAGCGAGCTGGCCCCACGCGTTGAGCACAGGATGAAACGGCGGACTGTGCTCACACGCGAATCTCCAGTCCCGTACGAGACGATCATCCACGAAGCCGCACTACGTATCCGTGTCGCCGACCGGAAGGTGGCTCGGGCTCAACTGCGGCAAATCCTGGACGAGATGGAGTGCGGGCACGTCACGGTGCGCGTCATTCCGTTCGATGTCGACGGGTTCGCAGGTGCCAGTGCCGCCATGATGCATCTGGGCGGCCGCGTTCCGCGCCTGGACACGGTGCTCAGAGATTCGCCGAGCGGGACTGCCTTCCTGGATGCCGAGTCTCAACTGGGCCGCTTTCGAACGCTCTTCCGTAAGGTGGAGAACGCAGCACTCGGCCCCGCGGAGTCAGCGGACCTCATTCATCATCTTGCGAAGGAATTGTGA
- a CDS encoding DUF397 domain-containing protein yields the protein MTGRRHWKKSSFSEGGDGNTCVEIADFGARVAIRDSKDPAQGLLSFPPGAFTAFVKVLKSDAGSGEFGQIAM from the coding sequence GTGACCGGACGTCGTCACTGGAAGAAGTCGTCCTTCTCCGAAGGGGGCGATGGCAACACATGTGTGGAGATAGCGGACTTCGGTGCCCGGGTCGCGATACGCGACTCTAAGGATCCAGCTCAGGGCTTGCTCTCCTTCCCGCCTGGAGCCTTCACCGCTTTCGTCAAGGTCCTCAAGTCCGATGCGGGTTCGGGTGAGTTCGGGCAGATTGCGATGTGA